In a single window of the Acyrthosiphon pisum isolate AL4f chromosome X, pea_aphid_22Mar2018_4r6ur, whole genome shotgun sequence genome:
- the LOC100571664 gene encoding putative nuclease HARBI1, with the protein MALAYLAWEQIFLEERVLIIGRRLERRILRDGQNPFELPNDEFMGAFRLSQQLVINIIDVLRTSLQHKRTSGLSPELQVLVCLHFYAQGSYQKGLGGNSILNISQPSVSRCIHYVTEAINQRLLRKWIKFPMTSAERQRARENFAHAPQPFEGTIGAIDCTYIHILAPRQHEEAYVNHHGKHSLNVQAVR; encoded by the exons atggCTCTTGCTTATTTGGCTTGGGAACAGATTTTTTTGGAAGAAAGAGTTCTTATAATCGGAAGACGTTTAGAAAGAAGAATACTTAGGGATGGTCAAAACCCTTTTGAATTACCGAATGATGAATTCATGGGTGCATTTCGTTTGAGCCAACaattggttataaatataattgatgtaTTGAGGACATCATTACAGCATAAAAGAACATCTGGATTATCTCCTGAATtacaa gtgtTAGTTTGTCTTCATTTTTATGCACAAGGGAGTTACCAAAAAGGATTAGGtggtaatagtatattaaatattagccAACCTTCTGTTAGTCGATGCATACATTATGTTACTGAAGCTATTAATCAGCGTCTGTTACGAAAATGGATTAAATTTCCAATGACTAGTGCTGAAAGACAAAGAGCTCGAGAAAATTTTGCACACGCTCCTCAACCATTTGAAGGTACAATTGGTGCCATTGattgtacatacatacatatacttGCTCCTCGGCAACATGAAGAAGCATATGTTAACCATCATGGTAAACATTCATTAAATGTGCAAGCTGTAAGATAA
- the LOC115033305 gene encoding uncharacterized protein LOC115033305 — translation MVDYLIQHPEVATGKFTTLNAKNKLQGSWEELATHLNNMRNPNQAIKNVKSWKESWRDQKTKTSKKVGALRAARVKTGNKKIDLPPLSDLDKKVFGLMGHDYVEGTECADSWPEEQEDNIERLVAGDQGIFDAEPSVLTLRQTTDIDPVTINENINDLDELLATVDDNYVVLQPYCEDEFTSKHLLQETSISASIGPSQSTPKSNLLATPISASIGTSQSIQKKQMLTNNAKQVKLGNQLQTARDAFSLIAEKQVEANFKIADALTTIATALEKLAENDKKRLENEKLIIEIYTKVIDKL, via the exons ATGGTAGACTATCTTATCCAGCATCCAGAAGTTGCTACAGGAAAATTCACAACATTAAATgccaaaaataaattgcaagGTTCTTGGGAAGAACTCGcaacacatttaaataatatgagaaACCCAAACCAAGctatcaaaaatgttaaatcatgGAAAGAG TCATGGAGAGACCAAAAAACCAAAACTTCCAAAAAAGTAGGAGCACTGAGAGCAGCTCGTGTGAAaactggaaataaaaaaatagatctaCCTCCATTAAGTGATTTGGATAAAAAAGTCTTTGGTTTGATGGGTCATGATTATGTCGAAGGAACTGAATGTGCAGACTCTTGGCCAGAAGaacaa gaggATAATATTGAACGTTTAGTTGCTGGAGATCAAGGGATATTTGATGCTGAACCTTCAGTGTTAACTTTGAGGCAAACTACCGATATAGATCCAG TTACAATAAATGAGAACATAAATGATCTGGATGAATTGTTAGCTACAGTTGATGACAACTATGTAGTATTACAACCTTATTGTGAAGACGAGTTTACATCAAAACATCTTTTACAAGAAACTTCAATTTCAGCTTCCATAGGACCATCCCAATCTACTCCAAAAAGTAATTTACTAGCAACTCCAATTTCAGCTTCAATAGGAACATCTCAATCAATTCAAAAAAAgcaaa TGTTGACAAATAATGCAAAGCAAGTGAAATTAGGTAATCAACTACAGACTGCCAGAGATGCGTTCTCATTGATTGCTGAAAAACAAGTTGaagcaaattttaaaatagccgATGCACTTACAACTATTGCTACAGCATTGGAGAAGTTAGCGGAGAACGATAAAAAAAGGTTGGAAAACGAAAAACTTATAATAGAAATCTATACTAAAGTTATagataaactataa